The Lolium rigidum isolate FL_2022 chromosome 2, APGP_CSIRO_Lrig_0.1, whole genome shotgun sequence genomic interval CATGCCATCCCAGTTAGAAGATTTTACCAAGACGGGTGTCCTTACACGGGCTTATCCCCTTGTTGGTGAGTATTGTCCACATAATCTTCAGGATGGCTTTCTTGTTGAAGAAAGGATAAAGATTATTGTCAAGACTATGGCTAGAGATTTGGATACCCATCATCAGGAGGGTCATTGCATCTCAACATTTGATCACAGAAATATTAGGATCAATGCGGCAGGCCATGCACAGATTATCGGTGTCACGCACACCGCAAAAACTAAAGAGAATATCAAGAAGAATTATCTGGATTTACATGATGTGGTTTTCAAGACCATTTTCAGGAATTTCAGTTATCAGCAACAGGTGCCATCTGAATGGCGTATGCtgttactattaatgaaaagaaaCTGCATTGGCAACGAGTATCTAATATGCAACAATGTTGCCCTGATGCCTCTGGCGATCAGAATGCTATTCTTCTACCTGTGTTACGAGCATGTAACATTTTCGATGTGGAAGACTAAGAAACAAAAGCAGAAACGGATATTGCAGAAGCTGCCGTATTTGAAAAACTGGCCTGATCTCCTGAAAGGCAACTATCTTCTTGAAGAATCATTCGAGCACAAGTATCACGATATTACTACCCCGGAGGGATTCTTCACGTTTTACAGAGATACAAACAAGCATCGCATGGACCGGTGCCACCTTCTTGAGTTAGTGGGAGCCTACACAgcgattttttttgaaaagaatCTGCTGGTTCGATACCCGCTCTATTTATTTGTTCTGCAGGAGGAATTACATAGGGAAAAAGAACTAGAGGAGCTAGAACCACACGTTCTGTTCTGAACTTTCTGTAGCAGTTATGTCTGCTGACTCAGTGTACTCAACCTCTTCAGTTGTGTCAGTTACATGTCCAGAGACTCAGTGTGCTCAACCTCTTCAGTTGTGTCAGCTACATGTCCAGAGACTCAGTGTCCTCAACCTCTTCAGTTGTGTCAGCTACATTTGTAGAGACTTAGTGTCTTTCAAGCTCTCCAATTATGTCAGCTACATTTGTGGAGACTCAGTCTCTTCAAGCTCTCAAATTATGTCAGCTACATTGTCTACTGACTCAGCGTGCTGA includes:
- the LOC124689637 gene encoding uncharacterized protein LOC124689637, yielding MPSQLEDFTKTGVLTRAYPLVGEYCPHNLQDGFLVEERIKIIVKTMARDLDTHHQEGHCISTFDHRNIRINAAGHAQIIGVTHTAKTKENIKKNYLDLHDVVFKTIFRNFSYQQQVPSEWRMLLLLMKRNCIGNEYLICNNVALMPLAIRMLFFYLCYEHVTFSMWKTKKQKQKRILQKLPYLKNWPDLLKGNYLLEESFEHKYHDITTPEGFFTFYRDTNKHRMDRCHLLELVGAYTAIFFEKNLLVRYPLYLFVLQEELHREKELEELEPHVLF